From the Prunus dulcis chromosome 4, ALMONDv2, whole genome shotgun sequence genome, one window contains:
- the LOC117624673 gene encoding phytochromobilin:ferredoxin oxidoreductase, chloroplastic: MECCSSLSFCVPKRPLPLIRTALFSSICSSSRKQQMPIVQLSAISYKKFINSALDETKRHTHLAPSPLQERYNSRISMDGKSEIEMLSFEATKVRLLRSLCIESQTMQVLDFAVFPEPEFDMPIFCANFFSSANTNIVVLDLNPLHDVISQRDYKEKYYKGLIPLGLKYAELLPWGGKLTSESLKFFSPIVIWTRFTSSSYKYDVLYSAFMDYYKAWLELRDQAVVETNASKIMCNREAQHRYLTWRAEKDPGHGLLKKLIGETQAKDLLVNFLFNGIDELGSKNFLDYFPDYCCEDGTINQSRSIIGKSFESRPWDGKGEFISNSFEN; the protein is encoded by the exons atgGAATGTTGTTCTTCTTTAAGCTTTTGCGTACCCAAAAGACCTTTACCATTAATCAGAACTGCATTATTTAGTAGCATTTGCAGTAGCAGTAGGAAGCAGCAGATGCCCATTGTCCAACTCTCTGCAATTtcttacaaaaaattcattaacTCTGCTTTGGATGAAACCAAACGCCACACCCATTTGGCACCTTCTCCCTTGCAG GAAAGATATAATTCTAGGATCTCAATGGATGGTAAATCAGAGATTGAAATGTTGTCATTCGAAGCTACTAAAGTTAGGCTTCTGCGTAGTCTTTGCATTGAGAGTCAAACAATGCAG GTTTTGGATTTTGCTGTCTTCCCAGAACCAGAATTTGATATGCCCATATTTTGTGCCAACTTCTTCAGCAGTGCAAATACGAACATAGTTGTTCT GGACCTCAATCCCTTGCATGATGTCATCAGTCAAAGagattacaaagaaaaatactatAAAGGCCTAATACCTCTTGGCCTTAAATATGCTGAG CTTTTACCCTGGGGAGGAAAGCTTACTAGCGAgtcattaaaatttttttcacCAATTGTGATATGGACAAGATTTACGTCAAGCTCCTACAAATATGATGTTTTATATTCTGCATTCATGGATTATTACAAG GCGTGGCTTGAGCTGAGGGACCAAGCAGTAGTGGAGACAAATGCCTCTAAAATTATGTGTAACCGTGAAGCACAACATAGATATCTAACATGGAGAGCAGAGAAG GATCCTGGGCATGGACTTCTAAAAAAGTTGATTGGGGAGACACAAGCAAAG GACTTGCTGGTGAACTTCctctttaatggaattgatgAACTAGGAAGCAAAAACTTCCTGGATTACTTTCCTGATTACTGCTGCGAGGACGGGACTATAAATCAGAGTCGTAGTATAATTGGAAAGTCTTTTGAAAGTCGCCCTTGGGATGGGAAAGGAGAATTTATTAGTAACAGTTTTGAAAATTAG
- the LOC117625562 gene encoding uncharacterized protein LOC117625562 has product MFLHTIGHTTLNKMIAEKFQHSKETVSRQFNRVLKEVCRVGTQIIQPLNMDATPPEIMRNPNYHPWIDGTHISAWASASKQVSYRGTKVEVTQNSMCTCSFDMLFTYVYTRWEGTANDSRVLMDAISREENIST; this is encoded by the exons ATGTTTTTGCATACTATTGGGCATACAACTCTTAATAAGATGATTGCTGAGAAATTTCAACATTCTAAAGAAACCGTATCTAGACAATTTAATAGAGTTCTCAAAGAAGTATGTCGAGTTGGTACTCAAATAATTCAACCTCTAAATATGGATGCGACACCTCCTGAAATCATGAGAAATCCTAATTACCACCCATG GATTGATGGAACACATATCAGTGCATGGGCTTCTGCATCAAAACAAGTTTCATATCGAGGCACAAAAGTTGAAGTGACACAAAATAGTATGTGTACATGTTCATTTGACATGTTATTCACATATGTTTACACGAGATGGGAAGGAACGGCTAATGACTCAAGAGTATTGATGGATGCAATAAGTAGAGAAGAGAACATATCAACTTAA